In Vibrio sp. NTOU-M3, the following proteins share a genomic window:
- a CDS encoding PAS domain-containing protein produces the protein MDKQLVSLFKQLPGYWGCKDLNSVFLYANDAYASLVGLASSRECSGRTDFDMPSATTRFAHCFQEQDRYVIQTQKSLKVLDIHPYPDGCWHAHIFTKTPWFDENGTVQGTIFYGQDLTDTAVLEVGHWVCRATGMIAPPNLHHLPSRHEDGLCNLTIRESEILFLLLYGKKPKFIANAMNISIKTFESYVVRLRHKFGAHSKAHLIDLALDKGFGSRIPQTLLKTQLSVVLNSDYAA, from the coding sequence TTGGACAAGCAATTAGTATCGCTATTCAAGCAACTTCCCGGATATTGGGGATGCAAGGACCTTAATTCTGTATTTTTGTACGCCAACGATGCCTATGCTTCATTAGTGGGGCTAGCTTCATCTAGAGAATGCTCTGGTCGTACAGATTTTGACATGCCCAGTGCAACAACTCGTTTTGCCCATTGCTTCCAAGAACAAGATCGCTATGTCATTCAGACCCAAAAATCATTGAAAGTTCTAGACATACATCCATATCCTGATGGTTGTTGGCATGCCCACATTTTTACTAAAACACCATGGTTTGATGAAAATGGCACCGTTCAAGGCACCATTTTCTATGGGCAAGACTTAACCGATACAGCAGTATTAGAAGTCGGACACTGGGTTTGCCGAGCAACAGGTATGATTGCCCCGCCAAACCTGCACCACCTCCCTAGTCGTCATGAAGATGGCTTATGCAACCTAACCATTAGAGAGTCAGAAATACTGTTTTTATTGCTTTATGGTAAAAAACCTAAGTTCATCGCCAATGCAATGAACATTTCGATTAAAACATTTGAAAGCTACGTCGTCAGGTTAAGGCATAAGTTTGGAGCACATAGTAAAGCCCATCTTATCGATTTGGCTTTAGACAAGGGGTTTGGTTCACGTATCCCCCAAACGCTATTAAAAACACAACTTTCTGTGGTTCTAAATAGTGACTACGCCGCATAA
- the pdxH gene encoding pyridoxamine 5'-phosphate oxidase: MELEDIRREYRKGGLRRKDLCANPIEQFNVWLQQAIDAHLTDPTAMTVATVDRTGQPFQRIVLLKHVDDGGFVFYTNLGSRKADQIEGNSKVSLHFPWHPIERQVHITGTAEKLTALENMKYFASRPKESQLAAIASKQSSRISARGVLEGKFLELKKKFEKGEIPVPSFWGGYRIRPESIEFWQGGEHRLHDRFLFSKTDERWDIDRLAP; encoded by the coding sequence ATGGAACTTGAAGACATTCGTCGTGAGTACAGGAAAGGTGGCTTAAGACGCAAAGACTTGTGTGCGAACCCAATTGAGCAGTTTAATGTCTGGCTGCAGCAAGCGATAGATGCCCATCTTACCGATCCAACGGCGATGACAGTCGCAACGGTCGACCGCACTGGTCAGCCATTTCAACGTATTGTTCTACTAAAGCATGTTGATGATGGGGGCTTTGTTTTCTATACCAATTTAGGTAGTCGAAAGGCAGATCAAATTGAAGGAAACAGTAAAGTCAGCCTTCATTTCCCATGGCACCCGATTGAACGTCAAGTCCACATTACTGGGACGGCTGAAAAACTCACGGCCTTAGAGAATATGAAGTATTTTGCCTCTCGCCCAAAAGAAAGCCAGCTTGCGGCAATCGCGAGTAAGCAAAGCAGCCGGATTTCTGCTCGAGGTGTATTGGAAGGTAAATTCTTAGAACTTAAAAAGAAGTTTGAAAAAGGTGAAATTCCAGTACCAAGTTTTTGGGGGGGATATCGTATCCGACCTGAAAGCATAGAGTTTTGGCAAGGTGGTGAGCACCGCTTGCATGATCGCTTCTTATTTTCCAAAACCGATGAACGTTGGGACATCGACCGTTTAGCCCCTTAA
- a CDS encoding SUMF1/EgtB/PvdO family nonheme iron enzyme: MRQGLSAILLAISPCLVATPTLAEELPTSVIAIDDQLFTKHSELSNAKAELDKQQELVDDQQRQLKTLAKQAKSFDTEMTKAKADLERDYQRMIDEPSIDIVASQQAYQDAWAKVKQNQKYRLEAEQELEELSANLFSKQTTVEHIKKSINELDIAKLRARAERMKEELQQSQTLNVSFTNRCQSSMTLAQCDSQTKELALQKAVKQFQNALIDSTTESSLAKQHIDQVSLNTHVLRHSVVEQGFYDGERYRNILDVQLEARPSESAACKLLGIKNTYCFAPGYEAAQQSSEQEVAWVSLSLRSNQYGDKVIVDGVSYGSTPVEVLLPVGLHNIVIKKDGYHSYQKELRITSNYSLRANLVEKKNILSAGDKFADSMRGGRQAPEVIALLPGEYLVGEHASNQIFLDHAFGIGATPVTVNQFESFVNQTNYQSDAELKNTCTTIKDGEITPISGSYWRNPGFKQYENSPVVCVSRNDAKAYINWLTKQTGFKYRLPTEDEWEIAARSGSHNQYWWGDKFEAGRANTGWSGTPWSNKSTSPVSAFKPNKLGIYDAIGNVWQWTSDSRGIAKGGAWNSAPEMAAAHQQLFLSPSSTSNYVGFRIVREIN, from the coding sequence ATGCGACAAGGTTTATCCGCTATTTTGCTAGCTATTTCTCCTTGCTTGGTTGCGACGCCAACTTTGGCTGAAGAGTTACCAACCTCGGTTATCGCAATAGATGACCAGCTATTTACTAAACATTCAGAATTATCGAATGCCAAAGCTGAGCTTGATAAACAACAAGAGCTGGTAGACGACCAACAACGTCAATTAAAGACACTGGCCAAGCAGGCGAAATCCTTTGATACTGAAATGACAAAAGCCAAAGCTGATCTCGAGCGTGATTATCAGCGAATGATTGATGAGCCAAGTATCGATATCGTTGCATCTCAACAGGCTTATCAAGATGCTTGGGCTAAAGTAAAACAAAATCAAAAATACCGCCTCGAAGCAGAACAAGAACTTGAAGAGCTCAGTGCTAACTTATTCTCTAAGCAGACTACCGTTGAACACATCAAGAAAAGCATCAATGAGCTTGATATTGCCAAGCTGCGTGCACGCGCAGAGCGCATGAAAGAGGAGTTGCAGCAGAGTCAAACTCTTAATGTCAGCTTCACAAATCGCTGCCAATCTTCAATGACCCTCGCTCAATGTGATAGCCAGACCAAAGAATTAGCGCTTCAAAAAGCGGTAAAGCAGTTCCAAAATGCATTAATAGACTCTACAACCGAGTCGAGCCTTGCCAAACAACATATCGACCAAGTGTCATTAAACACGCACGTATTACGACACTCCGTAGTCGAACAAGGGTTCTATGATGGTGAGCGTTACCGGAATATTTTGGATGTCCAATTAGAAGCGCGCCCTTCAGAAAGTGCAGCTTGTAAGCTTCTAGGTATTAAAAACACATACTGTTTTGCGCCTGGTTATGAAGCAGCTCAACAAAGCAGTGAACAAGAAGTTGCATGGGTCAGTTTATCGCTTCGTTCAAACCAGTATGGTGATAAAGTCATAGTAGATGGCGTAAGTTATGGCAGTACTCCAGTCGAGGTGTTGTTGCCCGTTGGCTTACATAACATTGTCATTAAGAAAGACGGCTACCACTCCTACCAAAAAGAGCTTCGCATTACATCCAATTACTCACTGCGTGCAAATCTAGTGGAAAAGAAAAATATCCTTTCGGCTGGTGATAAGTTTGCCGACAGTATGCGTGGCGGGCGTCAAGCACCAGAAGTGATTGCGTTACTACCTGGCGAATATTTAGTTGGAGAGCATGCTTCAAATCAGATTTTCCTTGATCATGCTTTCGGCATTGGCGCGACTCCTGTCACTGTGAATCAATTTGAATCCTTTGTGAATCAAACCAACTATCAATCAGATGCTGAGCTAAAAAATACGTGTACAACCATTAAAGATGGTGAAATCACACCAATTTCAGGGAGTTACTGGCGCAATCCTGGCTTTAAGCAATATGAAAACTCTCCTGTTGTCTGTGTCAGCCGCAATGACGCTAAGGCTTATATCAATTGGCTAACCAAGCAAACTGGATTTAAATATCGCCTACCAACTGAAGATGAATGGGAAATCGCCGCACGCTCTGGCAGCCATAATCAATATTGGTGGGGAGATAAATTCGAAGCAGGACGAGCGAATACCGGTTGGAGTGGTACTCCATGGTCAAACAAGAGCACATCTCCAGTGAGCGCATTCAAACCAAACAAACTTGGGATTTATGACGCTATTGGTAACGTATGGCAATGGACAAGCGATAGTCGAGGTATTGCAAAAGGTGGCGCATGGAACTCAGCTCCAGAGATGGCGGCAGCACACCAACAACTGTTCCTTTCGCCGTCATCCACTTCTAACTACGTTGGTTTCCGTATCGTTCGAGAAATTAACTAG